One stretch of Zingiber officinale cultivar Zhangliang chromosome 6B, Zo_v1.1, whole genome shotgun sequence DNA includes these proteins:
- the LOC121989233 gene encoding E3 ubiquitin protein ligase RIE1-like isoform X2: MEREENFTASALLQPETPPPPHPQSPTSRTSSLLSILGRAAGRRRPSMLVRETAALQLEVRRANWAYSRPVVALDISWNLAFAAVSVAVLGATACERPGAPLRLWIAGYAVQCVFHVFLVWSEYRRRVGGRRRDAEHDGRPAPNSGVEGSEEDIAGDGARSRQRSFAKRCESLNTILSFLWWIIGFFWIVSSGKDLVQNAPRLYWLTVVFLAFDVFFAIFCVVLACVIGIALCCCLPCIITIIYAIAGQEGALEADISVLPKYLYHASCEDQEKTAEEGVMIPLNPGSGNLSCARVLPHEDAVITLIFSC, translated from the exons ATGGAGAGAGAAGAGAACTTCACCGCCTCGGCCCTTCTCCAGCCGGAGACTCCGCCTCCTCCGCATCCGCAGAGTCCAACTTCCCGGACGAGCAGTCTCCTCTCCATCCTCGGCCGCGCCGCCGGGCGGCGCCGGCCCTCGATGCTCGTCCGCGAGACAGCGGCGCTCCAGCTGGAGGTGCGCCGTGCCAATTGGGCCTACTCCAGGCCAGTGGTGGCGCTCGACATCTCCTGGAACCTGGCCTTCGCCGCCGTATCCGTTGCCGTGCTCGGCGCCACAGCGTGCGAGCGCCCTGGCGCTCCGCTCCGCCTATGGATCGCGGGCTACGCGGTTCAGTGCGTGTTTCATGTGTTTCTGGTATGGTCGGAGTACCGGAGGCGGGTTGGCGGACGGAGGCGAGATGCGGAGCACGATGGGCGGCCGGCGCCGAACTCGGGCGTCGAGGGCAGCGAGGAGGATATAGCCGGGGATGGAGCTAGAAGCAGGCAAAGGAG CTTTGCTAAACGATGTGAATCACTTAATACCATTCTATCATTTCTGTGGTGGATTATTGGCTTTTTCTGGATCGTCTCTAGTGGAAAAGACCTCGTACAAAATGCTCCTAGACTCTACTG GTTAACTGTGGTTTTCCTAGCATTTGATGTGTTCTTCGCTATCTTTTGCGTTGTTTTGGCTTGTGTTATCGGGATTGCACTGTGCTGCTGCTTGCCTTGTATCATTACAATTATATATGCCATAGCAGGCCAG GAAGGTGCATTGGAAGCAGATATTAGTGTTCTTCCAAAATACCTGTATCATGCTTCTTGTGAAGACCAGGAAAAGACAGCTGAGGAAGGAGTTATGATCCCCTTGAATCCTGGCAGTGGAAATTTATCATGTGCGCGAGTTCTTCCACATGAAGATGCAGTAATAACACTTATTTTCAGTTGCTAA
- the LOC121989233 gene encoding E3 ubiquitin protein ligase RIE1-like isoform X1 — protein MEREENFTASALLQPETPPPPHPQSPTSRTSSLLSILGRAAGRRRPSMLVRETAALQLEVRRANWAYSRPVVALDISWNLAFAAVSVAVLGATACERPGAPLRLWIAGYAVQCVFHVFLVWSEYRRRVGGRRRDAEHDGRPAPNSGVEGSEEDIAGDGARSRQRSFAKRCESLNTILSFLWWIIGFFWIVSSGKDLVQNAPRLYWLTVVFLAFDVFFAIFCVVLACVIGIALCCCLPCIITIIYAIAGQEGALEADISVLPKYLYHASCEDQEKTAEEGVMIPLNPGSGNLSCARVLPHEDAECCICLTPYEDGVELLAMPCNHHFHSSCITKWLRIHATCPLCKYNILKGSDIV, from the exons ATGGAGAGAGAAGAGAACTTCACCGCCTCGGCCCTTCTCCAGCCGGAGACTCCGCCTCCTCCGCATCCGCAGAGTCCAACTTCCCGGACGAGCAGTCTCCTCTCCATCCTCGGCCGCGCCGCCGGGCGGCGCCGGCCCTCGATGCTCGTCCGCGAGACAGCGGCGCTCCAGCTGGAGGTGCGCCGTGCCAATTGGGCCTACTCCAGGCCAGTGGTGGCGCTCGACATCTCCTGGAACCTGGCCTTCGCCGCCGTATCCGTTGCCGTGCTCGGCGCCACAGCGTGCGAGCGCCCTGGCGCTCCGCTCCGCCTATGGATCGCGGGCTACGCGGTTCAGTGCGTGTTTCATGTGTTTCTGGTATGGTCGGAGTACCGGAGGCGGGTTGGCGGACGGAGGCGAGATGCGGAGCACGATGGGCGGCCGGCGCCGAACTCGGGCGTCGAGGGCAGCGAGGAGGATATAGCCGGGGATGGAGCTAGAAGCAGGCAAAGGAG CTTTGCTAAACGATGTGAATCACTTAATACCATTCTATCATTTCTGTGGTGGATTATTGGCTTTTTCTGGATCGTCTCTAGTGGAAAAGACCTCGTACAAAATGCTCCTAGACTCTACTG GTTAACTGTGGTTTTCCTAGCATTTGATGTGTTCTTCGCTATCTTTTGCGTTGTTTTGGCTTGTGTTATCGGGATTGCACTGTGCTGCTGCTTGCCTTGTATCATTACAATTATATATGCCATAGCAGGCCAG GAAGGTGCATTGGAAGCAGATATTAGTGTTCTTCCAAAATACCTGTATCATGCTTCTTGTGAAGACCAGGAAAAGACAGCTGAGGAAGGAGTTATGATCCCCTTGAATCCTGGCAGTGGAAATTTATCATGTGCGCGAGTTCTTCCACATGAAGATGCA GAATGTTGCATTTGTCTCACACCCTACGAAGATGGAGTTGAACTGCTTGCAATGCCATGCAACCATCACTTCCATTCTTCTTGCATCACAAAATGGCTTCGGATCCATGCTACCTGCCCGCTCTGCAAGTACAACATTCTCAAGGGCAGCGACATTGTTTGA
- the LOC121989233 gene encoding E3 ubiquitin protein ligase RIE1-like isoform X3: protein MEREENFTASALLQPETPPPPHPQSPTSRTSSLLSILGRAAGRRRPSMLVRETAALQLEVRRANWAYSRPVVALDISWNLAFAAVSVAVLGATACERPGAPLRLWIAGYAVQCVFHVFLVWSEYRRRVGGRRRDAEHDGRPAPNSGVEGSEEDIAGDGARSRQRSFAKRCESLNTILSFLWWIIGFFWIVSSGKDLVQNAPRLYWLTVVFLAFDVFFAIFCVVLACVIGIALCCCLPCIITIIYAIAGQEGALEADISVLPKYLYHASCEDQEKTAEEGVMIPLNPGSGNLS from the exons ATGGAGAGAGAAGAGAACTTCACCGCCTCGGCCCTTCTCCAGCCGGAGACTCCGCCTCCTCCGCATCCGCAGAGTCCAACTTCCCGGACGAGCAGTCTCCTCTCCATCCTCGGCCGCGCCGCCGGGCGGCGCCGGCCCTCGATGCTCGTCCGCGAGACAGCGGCGCTCCAGCTGGAGGTGCGCCGTGCCAATTGGGCCTACTCCAGGCCAGTGGTGGCGCTCGACATCTCCTGGAACCTGGCCTTCGCCGCCGTATCCGTTGCCGTGCTCGGCGCCACAGCGTGCGAGCGCCCTGGCGCTCCGCTCCGCCTATGGATCGCGGGCTACGCGGTTCAGTGCGTGTTTCATGTGTTTCTGGTATGGTCGGAGTACCGGAGGCGGGTTGGCGGACGGAGGCGAGATGCGGAGCACGATGGGCGGCCGGCGCCGAACTCGGGCGTCGAGGGCAGCGAGGAGGATATAGCCGGGGATGGAGCTAGAAGCAGGCAAAGGAG CTTTGCTAAACGATGTGAATCACTTAATACCATTCTATCATTTCTGTGGTGGATTATTGGCTTTTTCTGGATCGTCTCTAGTGGAAAAGACCTCGTACAAAATGCTCCTAGACTCTACTG GTTAACTGTGGTTTTCCTAGCATTTGATGTGTTCTTCGCTATCTTTTGCGTTGTTTTGGCTTGTGTTATCGGGATTGCACTGTGCTGCTGCTTGCCTTGTATCATTACAATTATATATGCCATAGCAGGCCAG GAAGGTGCATTGGAAGCAGATATTAGTGTTCTTCCAAAATACCTGTATCATGCTTCTTGTGAAGACCAGGAAAAGACAGCTGAGGAAGGAGTTATGATCCCCTTGAATCCTGGCAGTGGAAATTTATCAT GA